gtaagagcaggatgtgtagccgcgaggatagaggcaattaaggtaattaaggtgattgcgatgattgcgaggacagtaagagcaacaagggcagcgcaagaaaggggcgaacggcaagggaattaactattaagttaattgtagcgattgcaaggacagcgggaacagcgaggatagtaagggcagtaagggtagaaaggacagcggaagcagcgaggacaacgaggacagcgaggattgtaaggacagcggaagcagcgaggataatgaggacagcgaggatagtaagaacagcgaggatagtaaggacagtaagagtagcgaggatagcgaaagtaggagagtagcagtagcaatagcagtagccggaggtgtatataagctgtaagaggtaagaggtagaagtaaggatattataagcagcaaggatagcaggggcagaagcggcaacaggtgcaggggtagtaggagtagtaataagaatattaagagcagtgcaagttacaaggacaagggacaaagtaaggacagtagagatagtaagagtatcaggagcagcgagaacagaagccgtaggattgatagcgaagatattaagagcagcaaggaaagcgaaagtagcgagggtagtaagagcagcgacaagaggagcggtagcggccgccgaaaccgcagttaccgcaggtggaggaggcgtaggaggtaaggggcagaagagagcagtagagacagcgggaacagcggggaaagcgagagcagcaagaaggacggggatagtagagatagaggaagtggcgagagcagaagcagtaatagggaggattgcggaatgcggaggagtaagagcggtaggagtaagagtagcaagagcaggacgtagaagtaagagccgtaggagcaggagcagtaagaatagcaggagtagcaagggtaggagctttaaaggcggcagcaacgagggtgttacaagcagcgaaaataataggagcagggagagtggtcgcagtaaggatagcgatagaagcgaggttggcgacagcagggacagtagtagtagcaagaatagcgagagtagcgagagcaatagcagtgagagctagagcattaagagtagcagcaataagagcagtaaccgtaggagtaggcgcattaagagtaaaagctgcaggagtaagagcagtaagggcggaaatagtaggagcgtaattagcgagagcaggagcagcgaggacagcaggagcagctggaatggcgagagcagcaaggacggagtggatagcaagaataggaagcgtaggggccgcagtggcgatatttgtagaagcggcagtaaacacaggtgtagtagtagccgtaggagtaataacgagcatgttaaaagcagcaaggacggcaggaacagcgggagttgc
The sequence above is a segment of the Pyrenophora tritici-repentis strain M4 chromosome Unknown M4_contig_00046, whole genome shotgun sequence genome. Coding sequences within it:
- a CDS encoding ComEC, membrane metal-binding protein; translation: MLVITPTATTTPVFTAASTNIATAAPTLPILAIHSVLAALAIPAAPAVLAAPALANYAPTISALTALTPAAFTLNAPTPTVTALIAATLNALALTAIALATLAILATTTLLPLLLLLFLLLLLLRLLLLRPALATLTPTALTPPHSAILPITASALATSSISTIPVLLAALAFPAVPAVSTALFCPLPPTPPPPAVTAVSAAATAPLVAALTTLATFAFLAALNIFAINPTASVLAAPDTLTISTVLTLSLVLVTCTALNILITTPTTPAPVAASAPAILAAYNILTSTSYLLQLIYTSGYCYCYCYSPTFAILATLTVLTILAVLTILAVLIILAASAVLTILAVLVVLAASAVLSTLTALTILAVPAVLAIATINLIVNSLAVRPFLALPLLLLLSSQSSQSP